A section of the Desulfobaccales bacterium genome encodes:
- the dnaJ gene encoding molecular chaperone DnaJ, translating into MTNYYEILEVLREATQEEIKTAYRRLALQYHPDKNPGDQAAEDKFKRVSQAYQVLADLEKRQLYDLYGDAGLAGLDLGGVNGFEEIFSSFGEAFEDFFNFGRTREQPEQPQPGADLRQRVVLALEEVVRGLSTSLTVERRVACRRCGGSGTEPGSQPQICPRCQGEGQVSQSKGLLKVFNTCPDCQGAGTVISSPCSVCQGNGVIKEKKQIQVRIPPGVDSGTRLRLRGEGEAGSFGAPPGDLYLEIYVTPHPIFTRKGKDLYYRAQISFIEAALGTEVEVPTMTSQTLLQIPPGTQPGATFRIPGLGLPGLRGKAPGDLVVVVDLQTPTQLTDLQKQLLREFLRLQDNGELNGVKGMRA; encoded by the coding sequence ATGACGAACTATTATGAGATTTTGGAGGTCTTGCGAGAGGCCACCCAGGAGGAGATTAAAACCGCTTACCGGCGGCTGGCCCTCCAGTATCATCCGGACAAAAACCCGGGCGATCAAGCCGCGGAAGATAAATTTAAACGAGTTTCCCAAGCTTACCAGGTTCTGGCCGATTTGGAAAAACGCCAGCTTTACGACCTTTACGGCGATGCCGGCTTGGCGGGGCTGGACTTGGGGGGCGTTAACGGGTTTGAGGAAATTTTCAGTTCTTTTGGGGAAGCCTTCGAAGATTTCTTCAATTTCGGCCGTACCCGGGAGCAACCGGAGCAGCCCCAACCCGGGGCCGACCTGCGGCAGCGAGTGGTGCTGGCCCTGGAAGAGGTCGTCCGGGGCCTGAGCACCAGCCTGACCGTGGAACGGCGCGTCGCGTGCCGACGGTGCGGCGGCAGCGGCACGGAACCCGGTAGTCAGCCTCAGATATGCCCTCGCTGTCAGGGGGAAGGGCAGGTGAGCCAGTCTAAGGGGCTCTTGAAGGTTTTCAACACCTGCCCGGACTGCCAGGGGGCCGGCACGGTTATCAGTTCTCCCTGTTCCGTCTGCCAGGGCAATGGGGTGATCAAGGAAAAGAAGCAGATTCAAGTGCGCATCCCGCCCGGGGTGGATTCGGGCACCCGCCTGCGCCTCCGGGGGGAAGGGGAAGCAGGGTCCTTTGGTGCGCCGCCGGGGGACCTCTACCTGGAAATTTATGTCACCCCTCACCCCATCTTTACCCGGAAAGGCAAAGACCTTTATTACCGGGCGCAAATTTCTTTCATAGAGGCCGCCCTGGGCACCGAGGTCGAAGTACCCACCATGACGTCCCAAACCCTTCTGCAGATCCCACCCGGTACTCAGCCTGGGGCCACCTTCCGCATTCCGGGTCTCGGTTTGCCCGGTCTGCGGGGCAAAGCTCCGGGTGATCTGGTAGTCGTGGTGGACCTCCAAACCCCCACCCAACTCACCGATCTGCAAAAGCAACTCCTGAGGGAATTCCTCAGGCTGCAAGATAACGGGGAGTTAAACGGGGTAAAGGGGATGAGAGCCTAG
- a CDS encoding MFS transporter: MNPVRFPTFAALRHRNFQLFYGGQMISLTGSWMQSVAFSWLVLLLTNSPFYLGLVGALQTLPVLLFSFLGGVVADHASKLKLLFITQAVLMLLALVLGVLVEVNMVKVWMLCILVFLSGTAMAFDIPVRQAFIVDLVGKPDLPNAIALNSTLFNATRVAGPAVGGVIIAAVGMANCFFLNAASFLAVLLALMLMKLPRNDIAPWKPFLHAWKELLDYLLERRELKLILLLMTTVAVLAMPYFVLLPILARDTLGVGPRGFGLLMAMSGVGAFLGGLTLARRLQRRPPMPSFLAGQGLFLLGLLGLGLCRNYYAALGCIALSGFGMVTQLSTGNSLLQLNVPDELRGRLMSLFGLIVMGFAPIGSIAYGGAAHFVGAGPTIAGGAVIAALVAGVILWRNPDLRHFGFTPTDQEAADTVPPSITPFRG, translated from the coding sequence ATGAACCCAGTGCGGTTTCCCACCTTTGCGGCCCTGCGCCACCGCAATTTCCAGCTGTTTTATGGCGGCCAGATGATCTCCCTCACGGGCTCTTGGATGCAGTCCGTAGCCTTTAGCTGGCTGGTTCTGTTGCTCACCAACTCTCCGTTCTACCTGGGCCTGGTGGGCGCCCTTCAGACCCTGCCGGTGCTGCTTTTTTCGTTTTTGGGCGGGGTGGTGGCCGATCACGCCTCCAAGCTCAAATTATTGTTCATCACCCAGGCCGTCCTTATGCTCCTGGCCCTGGTCTTGGGGGTCCTGGTTGAGGTCAACATGGTCAAGGTCTGGATGCTGTGCATTCTGGTGTTCCTGTCGGGCACGGCTATGGCCTTCGACATCCCGGTGCGCCAGGCCTTTATCGTTGACCTGGTGGGCAAACCCGATCTGCCCAACGCCATCGCCCTCAACTCCACCCTCTTCAATGCCACCCGGGTGGCGGGACCCGCGGTGGGCGGCGTAATCATCGCCGCGGTGGGCATGGCCAACTGCTTCTTCCTGAACGCCGCCAGTTTCCTGGCAGTGCTCCTGGCCCTGATGCTGATGAAACTGCCCCGAAACGACATCGCGCCCTGGAAGCCCTTTCTGCATGCCTGGAAGGAGCTTCTGGATTACCTGCTGGAACGGCGGGAACTGAAGCTCATTCTCCTGCTCATGACCACAGTTGCGGTGCTCGCCATGCCCTACTTCGTGCTCCTCCCCATCCTGGCCCGGGACACCCTGGGAGTGGGCCCCCGGGGCTTCGGGCTCCTCATGGCCATGAGCGGTGTGGGGGCCTTCCTGGGCGGCCTCACCCTGGCCCGGCGCCTGCAACGGCGCCCCCCCATGCCCTCCTTTCTGGCGGGCCAGGGCTTGTTTCTCTTGGGGCTCCTGGGCCTGGGCCTTTGCCGCAACTATTACGCGGCCCTGGGCTGCATCGCTCTGTCCGGGTTCGGCATGGTGACCCAACTTTCCACCGGCAACAGCCTTCTGCAACTCAATGTGCCGGATGAGCTGCGCGGCCGTCTCATGAGCCTCTTCGGACTCATCGTCATGGGCTTCGCACCCATCGGCAGTATTGCATACGGTGGTGCGGCCCACTTTGTGGGGGCCGGCCCCACCATTGCCGGTGGAGCCGTCATTGCCGCGCTGGTGGCCGGGGTGATCCTCTGGCGAAACCCGGACCTGCGCCACTTTGGCTTTACGCCGACAGACCAGGAAGCCGCCGACACCGTACCGCCCTCCATCACACCTTTTAGAGGATAG
- a CDS encoding radical SAM protein translates to MKVLLIQPTGFKENGRLDRRKGRWLLGMTLPYVAALTPPDIRVEIKDDMLEDITFREDCDLVGLTCMSHQAPRAYQLAAGFRRRGIPVVMGGFHATLAPDECQEHVDALVLGEAEATWPRLLQDFQAGRLQPRYQAEKLSDLKNLPVPRYDLLDLKRYKVWNIPSQTTRGCPYNCSYCEVTQVYGGKFRHRPVDEVIHEIKEIKRLTDSGFIYFVDDNFVANRRHALEVMERLIPLKMVYGCLATANVGDDPEVLDLLARSGCQHVNIGMESISPDSLKAINKKQNKIKDYERQFKALRDRGIGFSINVMFGLDGDGPEIFDTTVDFLNHVKAPAAFMFILAPRPGTKVQSQLLQEGRIFDHDWTHYTGFQVVYHPKHMTARELQEGYWRANRRYYSPLGMLKRFHRSPYAFNMLVFNLYFAWAVRRRFQPLNYYF, encoded by the coding sequence ATGAAAGTCCTGCTGATTCAACCCACTGGCTTTAAGGAAAACGGCCGCTTGGACCGCCGCAAAGGACGCTGGCTGCTGGGCATGACCCTGCCGTACGTGGCAGCCCTGACTCCGCCGGATATTCGGGTGGAGATCAAGGATGACATGCTGGAGGACATCACCTTCCGGGAAGACTGCGACCTGGTGGGCCTTACCTGTATGTCCCATCAGGCCCCCCGGGCTTATCAACTGGCCGCGGGGTTCCGCCGCCGCGGTATTCCCGTGGTGATGGGCGGTTTTCATGCCACCCTGGCCCCGGATGAATGCCAGGAACATGTCGATGCCCTGGTGTTGGGGGAAGCCGAGGCAACCTGGCCGCGGCTCCTTCAGGATTTCCAGGCCGGACGGTTACAGCCCCGCTACCAGGCCGAGAAACTCTCGGACCTGAAGAACCTGCCGGTGCCCCGCTATGACCTGCTGGATCTCAAGCGCTACAAGGTCTGGAACATCCCTTCCCAGACGACCCGGGGGTGCCCCTATAACTGCAGTTATTGTGAGGTCACCCAGGTCTACGGCGGCAAGTTCCGGCATCGCCCCGTGGACGAAGTGATCCACGAAATCAAGGAAATCAAACGCCTTACCGACAGCGGTTTTATCTACTTCGTGGATGACAACTTTGTGGCCAATCGCCGCCACGCCCTTGAGGTCATGGAGCGCCTCATCCCGCTGAAGATGGTTTACGGGTGCCTGGCTACGGCCAACGTTGGGGATGACCCTGAGGTGTTGGATCTCCTGGCCCGCAGCGGCTGCCAACATGTGAACATCGGCATGGAGTCCATCAGCCCGGACAGCCTCAAGGCCATCAACAAGAAGCAGAATAAGATTAAGGATTATGAACGGCAGTTCAAGGCTTTGCGGGACCGGGGCATTGGCTTTTCGATCAACGTCATGTTCGGGCTGGATGGCGACGGGCCGGAGATCTTCGATACCACAGTGGATTTCCTCAACCACGTCAAGGCTCCGGCCGCGTTCATGTTCATCCTGGCCCCCCGGCCCGGCACCAAGGTGCAATCGCAATTACTCCAGGAAGGGCGCATCTTCGATCACGACTGGACCCATTACACCGGTTTCCAAGTGGTTTACCACCCCAAGCATATGACGGCCCGGGAACTGCAAGAAGGCTACTGGCGCGCTAACCGGCGGTACTATTCGCCCCTGGGCATGCTCAAGCGCTTCCACCGGTCGCCCTACGCCTTCAATATGCTGGTCTTCAACCTCTATTTCGCCTGGGCCGTGCGCCGCCGCTTTCAGCCGTTGAATTATTATTTTTGA
- a CDS encoding YggT family protein produces the protein MFALRHLIEALASIIDLALNIYMWVIIARAILSWVNPDPYNPIVRFLYNITEPVMGWVRRRVPLIFGGLDLSPILILIAIVFLRRFLVMTLWDLAQRIG, from the coding sequence ATGTTTGCTTTGAGACACCTGATAGAAGCTCTGGCCTCAATTATAGACCTGGCCTTGAATATCTACATGTGGGTGATCATTGCCCGGGCCATCCTGTCCTGGGTCAACCCTGATCCTTATAACCCCATTGTTAGATTCCTTTATAATATCACCGAACCGGTCATGGGTTGGGTGCGGCGCCGGGTGCCTCTGATCTTCGGCGGCCTGGATCTCTCTCCCATACTGATCCTGATTGCTATCGTTTTTCTGCGGCGCTTCCTGGTTATGACCTTATGGGATCTGGCCCAGCGCATCGGCTGA
- a CDS encoding DUF167 domain-containing protein: MTSFFMPTAKGYVLRLTVVPGAQRTQVMGLYGDRLKVRLAAPPEKGAANQELIAFLAKVLDLPKSSLKLTGGGQSRTKVVAVYDLSPDLGERLDRLVPEPR, from the coding sequence ATGACCAGCTTCTTTATGCCGACCGCCAAGGGCTATGTCCTGCGCCTGACGGTGGTGCCCGGGGCCCAGCGCACCCAGGTGATGGGCCTGTACGGCGACCGCCTCAAAGTGCGCCTGGCCGCACCCCCGGAAAAGGGCGCAGCCAACCAGGAACTCATTGCCTTCCTGGCCAAGGTCCTGGATCTCCCCAAGAGTTCCCTCAAACTCACTGGCGGCGGCCAAAGCCGCACCAAAGTGGTGGCCGTGTACGATCTCTCCCCCGACTTGGGGGAACGCCTGGATCGCCTGGTGCCAGAGCCCCGGTAA
- a CDS encoding RecQ family ATP-dependent DNA helicase has product MLEKELQKYFGFNSFKTGQREVISKIVAQQSAAAIFPTGAGKSLCYQLPAMILPHLTLVVSPLLALMKDQIDFLVINKIPAARLDSTLSKNDSDLIFERANNGELKILMISAERFKNERFRSHLQRMKISLLVVDEAHCISEWGHNFRPEYLKLPMHQKEFNIGQVLLLTATATEQVIDDMCSKFKIPRKNIIVTGFYRHNLFLQVTPTIESQKDTHLLQRIHEDQKAPTIVYVTLQKTAEHVADFLRANGINAFPYHAGMPTEARERIQNEFLAGKLDCVVATIAFGMGIDKKDIRRVIHYDLPKSIENYSQEIGRSGRDDKSAFCEVMVNRDNISVLENFIYGDTPEAQAVHKLLQKIQYHQGNIWETKITALSNELNIRILPLKTLLVYLDMAGIIRPKYTRFDEYSFKYQTDPSVIIDKFQGEKQDFVRVILNNSITKKLWTYVNIPKIIQNYDTADRQRVITALEYFNEKGWIDLHSRQAIEIYEIIARDFHIDEVCRTLCDLFENKEHHEIQRIHNMLIFFESSSCISKRLALYFGELIDKERCGHCSFCKNGKAVIQYTTKLKAFDSFNFGNLTKGFNELMGEHHSILNVTKFLCGISSPIFTKFKVKNLPHFGILEKYPFLIVKNWVAEFVKEAPGQ; this is encoded by the coding sequence ATGCTGGAAAAGGAATTACAGAAATATTTCGGATTCAATTCGTTTAAAACTGGGCAAAGAGAAGTCATTTCCAAAATAGTAGCCCAACAATCCGCTGCGGCAATTTTTCCAACCGGCGCTGGAAAATCCCTCTGCTATCAACTCCCCGCAATGATCCTACCTCATCTGACCTTAGTGGTTTCTCCATTACTCGCTCTTATGAAAGATCAAATAGACTTTTTAGTGATCAATAAAATTCCTGCTGCGCGCCTTGATTCCACCCTTAGTAAGAATGATTCTGATCTCATTTTTGAAAGAGCTAACAACGGCGAATTAAAAATACTGATGATTTCAGCTGAACGTTTCAAAAATGAACGTTTTCGTTCCCATCTGCAAAGAATGAAGATATCGCTACTTGTCGTTGATGAAGCCCATTGCATTTCAGAATGGGGACACAATTTTCGTCCTGAATATTTAAAGTTACCTATGCATCAGAAAGAATTTAATATTGGACAGGTCCTATTATTAACTGCGACTGCAACAGAGCAGGTTATTGACGACATGTGTTCTAAATTCAAAATTCCTAGAAAAAATATCATTGTTACCGGATTTTATCGTCACAACCTTTTCTTACAGGTTACGCCAACTATAGAATCTCAAAAGGATACACATCTTTTGCAACGAATTCACGAAGATCAAAAGGCCCCGACGATAGTTTATGTAACTCTGCAAAAAACTGCTGAACATGTTGCAGATTTTCTGCGGGCAAATGGCATTAATGCTTTTCCATATCACGCTGGAATGCCCACTGAGGCAAGGGAACGGATCCAGAATGAATTTTTAGCTGGAAAACTGGATTGCGTAGTTGCAACTATTGCTTTTGGAATGGGAATAGATAAGAAGGATATCCGGCGAGTCATTCATTATGATTTACCGAAATCAATTGAAAATTATAGTCAAGAAATCGGACGTTCAGGCAGGGACGATAAATCCGCATTTTGCGAAGTTATGGTAAATAGAGATAATATTAGCGTATTGGAGAATTTTATTTATGGCGATACGCCGGAAGCGCAGGCGGTTCATAAATTACTACAAAAAATACAATATCACCAAGGTAATATCTGGGAAACTAAAATAACCGCACTTTCTAATGAGTTGAATATTAGGATTCTTCCACTCAAGACCTTACTTGTTTATCTCGATATGGCTGGTATTATCCGTCCCAAATACACCCGCTTTGACGAATACAGCTTCAAATATCAGACTGACCCTTCAGTTATAATAGATAAGTTTCAGGGAGAAAAGCAAGATTTTGTTAGGGTTATTCTCAATAATTCTATTACAAAAAAGCTTTGGACCTATGTTAATATACCGAAAATCATCCAAAATTATGATACGGCAGATCGACAACGCGTTATTACTGCATTAGAGTATTTCAATGAAAAAGGCTGGATTGATCTTCACTCCAGACAAGCAATAGAAATCTACGAGATCATAGCTCGCGATTTTCATATAGATGAGGTGTGCAGAACGTTATGCGATCTCTTCGAAAATAAGGAACACCATGAGATCCAAAGAATTCATAATATGCTTATTTTTTTCGAAAGTTCCTCTTGTATCAGCAAACGGCTTGCCCTATACTTTGGTGAACTTATTGATAAAGAGCGCTGCGGACATTGTTCATTTTGTAAAAATGGTAAAGCTGTTATTCAATATACAACTAAATTAAAGGCTTTTGACTCGTTCAACTTTGGCAACCTTACCAAAGGATTTAATGAACTTATGGGAGAGCATCACTCAATATTAAATGTCACAAAGTTTCTTTGTGGGATTTCATCTCCGATTTTTACAAAATTCAAGGTTAAAAACCTACCGCATTTTGGCATTCTTGAAAAGTATCCTTTCTTGATTGTCAAAAACTGGGTTGCTGAGTTTGTAAAGGAAGCCCCAGGCCAATGA